A genomic window from Brachyspira sp. SAP_772 includes:
- a CDS encoding iron ABC transporter permease, producing MIKKIIIIFILLISSIITSICIGSVFISPKEVISIVLYKLFNLGFVENINKINIVFNIRLPHIILSLFVGASLSMTGIVMQSILKNSLASVYNLGISSGAGLGVSLIIISGIYFNYYFFIIFSVLFGFITILFILFISKKIDKDISSNSIILAGVVISLFFSSIMSFFAYAFPKYSNQIIFWQLGNLFVRNYFDIFIIILLTIIFLIVLVKKSNILDIMTFGDKESMLLGINAKKYRILFILLSSLVTGVLVAFVGVIGFIDLISPHIARRLFGAKHIIVIPMSALIGALILNIADIFSRVIISGSNIPIGIVTAIIGAPFFLYVFIKN from the coding sequence ATGATAAAAAAAATAATAATAATTTTTATTTTACTTATATCATCTATTATAACATCAATATGTATAGGAAGCGTTTTTATTTCGCCTAAAGAAGTAATCTCTATAGTGTTATATAAGCTATTTAATTTGGGTTTTGTTGAAAATATAAATAAAATAAATATTGTATTTAATATAAGACTTCCGCATATTATTTTATCATTATTTGTGGGTGCTTCTTTATCTATGACAGGTATTGTTATGCAGTCTATATTAAAAAACAGTTTAGCTTCTGTGTATAATTTGGGTATATCTTCTGGGGCAGGTTTGGGGGTGAGTTTAATTATAATTAGCGGTATATATTTTAACTATTACTTTTTTATAATTTTTTCTGTTCTTTTTGGATTTATCACAATACTATTTATACTTTTCATTTCAAAAAAAATAGATAAAGATATCAGCAGCAATTCTATAATACTTGCGGGGGTTGTTATATCATTATTTTTTAGCTCTATTATGAGTTTTTTTGCCTATGCTTTTCCTAAGTATTCTAATCAGATAATATTTTGGCAGTTGGGTAATTTATTTGTTAGGAATTATTTTGATATTTTTATTATAATATTATTAACTATAATATTTCTTATTGTTTTAGTAAAAAAATCTAATATTTTAGACATTATGACTTTTGGAGATAAAGAGAGTATGCTTCTTGGAATTAATGCTAAAAAGTATAGAATATTATTTATATTATTATCTTCTTTGGTTACTGGAGTTTTGGTTGCTTTTGTTGGGGTGATTGGGTTTATAGATTTAATATCTCCGCATATTGCAAGGCGTCTTTTTGGGGCTAAGCATATTATAGTTATTCCTATGAGTGCTTTAATTGGGGCTTTGATTTTGAATATTGCTGATATATTTTCGAGGGTTATTATTTCTGGTTCTAATATTCCAATAGGTATAGTTACTGCTATTATAGGGGCTCCTTTCTTTTTGTATGTTTTTATTAAAAATTAG
- a CDS encoding DNA methyltransferase produces MDAKVKSVKNKTIDFDINTKEGKVYLNKCIIDNDDIKEYKKEDIINKTINGNTFDVLKKIEKNIADLMIVDPPYNISKNYHGYEFKDRDNLSYEKYTHLWVESIIPILKENATIYVCCDWKSSLVIGNVLEKYFNIQNRITWQREKGRGAKNNWKNGMEDIWFATLSNKYTFNIDKVKIRRKVIAPYKIEGKPKDWIETEDGNFRDTYPSNFWDDISIPYWSMPENTAHPTQKPEKLIAKLILASSNENDFVFDPFLGSGTTSVVAEKLGRNYSGIEQNPSYCAWAEKRIELAKQNKEIQGYTNNIFWERNTMQLQNKLKK; encoded by the coding sequence ATGGATGCAAAAGTTAAATCGGTAAAAAATAAAACTATTGATTTTGATATAAATACAAAAGAAGGAAAAGTTTATTTAAATAAATGCATTATAGATAATGATGATATAAAAGAATACAAAAAAGAAGATATTATAAATAAAACTATAAATGGCAACACTTTTGATGTATTAAAAAAAATAGAAAAAAATATAGCTGATTTAATGATAGTTGATCCTCCTTATAATATATCAAAAAACTATCATGGATATGAGTTTAAAGACAGAGATAATTTAAGCTATGAGAAATATACTCATTTATGGGTAGAAAGTATTATTCCTATATTAAAAGAAAATGCCACAATATATGTATGCTGTGATTGGAAATCAAGTCTTGTGATAGGCAATGTATTAGAGAAATATTTTAACATACAAAACAGAATTACTTGGCAGCGAGAGAAGGGCAGAGGGGCAAAAAATAATTGGAAAAATGGAATGGAAGATATATGGTTTGCAACACTATCAAATAAATATACTTTTAATATAGATAAAGTAAAAATAAGAAGAAAAGTAATAGCACCATATAAGATAGAAGGAAAGCCAAAAGATTGGATAGAAACAGAAGATGGCAACTTTAGAGATACTTATCCATCTAACTTTTGGGACGATATATCCATTCCCTATTGGTCGATGCCTGAAAATACAGCTCACCCCACACAAAAACCAGAAAAATTAATAGCAAAACTAATATTAGCTAGCTCAAATGAAAATGATTTTGTATTTGACCCTTTTTTAGGAAGCGGTACTACTTCTGTTGTCGCAGAGAAATTAGGCAGAAACTACTCAGGTATAGAGCAAAACCCCTCATATTGTGCTTGGGCAGAAAAAAGAATAGAGCTTGCAAAACAAAACAAAGAAATACAAGGCTACACCAATAATATTTTTTGGGAAAGAAACACAATGCAGCTTCAAAATAAACTAAAAAAATAA
- the cmk gene encoding (d)CMP kinase: MSDLKVYKIISLDGPSGAGKSTVAKLVAKKLGYKYLDTGAMYRAVTLFFLNKNVNIQNDNEIISAISDLKISFDNDNKIYLNDVDVSEEIRSIKVVNMVSKVSSISAVRKSMVSLQRDIAENGEYVVDGRDIGSVVFPLAKYKFYIDASVEIRAKRRYEEEIQKGKDITFEEVLDSIKKRDEFDSNREDSPLVVPKDAIIIDTTNMTIDEVVQKITDVVFNKKSNE; the protein is encoded by the coding sequence GTGTCTGACTTAAAAGTATATAAAATAATATCTTTAGATGGTCCTTCAGGTGCTGGTAAAAGTACAGTAGCTAAGTTGGTAGCTAAGAAGTTAGGATATAAATATTTAGATACTGGTGCTATGTATAGGGCTGTAACCTTATTTTTTTTAAATAAAAACGTTAATATACAAAATGATAATGAGATCATATCTGCTATCAGCGATTTAAAAATTAGTTTTGACAATGACAACAAAATATACTTAAATGATGTAGATGTTAGTGAAGAAATAAGAAGTATAAAAGTTGTTAATATGGTTTCTAAAGTATCTTCTATTAGTGCAGTTAGAAAAAGCATGGTTTCTTTACAGAGAGACATTGCTGAAAACGGTGAATATGTTGTAGACGGCAGAGATATAGGAAGTGTTGTTTTTCCTCTTGCAAAATATAAGTTTTACATAGATGCTTCTGTTGAAATTAGAGCTAAAAGAAGATATGAAGAAGAAATACAAAAAGGTAAAGATATAACTTTTGAAGAAGTGCTTGATAGTATAAAAAAAAGAGATGAGTTTGACTCTAATAGGGAAGATAGTCCCCTAGTGGTACCTAAAGATGCTATTATTATAGATACTACAAATATGACTATAGATGAAGTTGTACAAAAAATCACAGATGTGGTTTTTAATAAAAAGTCTAATGAATAA
- a CDS encoding S1 RNA-binding domain-containing protein, whose product MEDNNLSEQQNEFLKALEESDNKTHFKLGSVISGKIVQFDDTDVFIDFNYKVEGKINRDEFDKEPVKGEEIEAVIKGQDNSKGYVILSKREIDKRKAQDLIEDAVKNAAPINGVVKEAIKGGFTVSLMGHNAFCPFSQIDIARGIKEADYIGKEFQFKIIDKKGNKDIVVSRKALQEETQNKVIEEYLSNLKEGDIVEGKVKNIEKFGAFIQLTEGLDGFLAIPNMSWAKIINPKNIITKGEERKFQVLSVDKEKRKVDLGIKQLEGDTWYKFVEEYHVGDIIKGEVTSVKKFGAFVNVYDGVEGLIHVSDLSWNSHVNNPNDFVKVGAYLECKILDMNVPERKLTLGLKQVQDNPWDSADRDFPVKSSVKCKVKRIFKDFAVFELPNGLEGICDISDFDWMNNTVNIKDYIKENEEVEMVIMSIDRDKQRIKLSYKHTKESPWRVFDKAHPHGSIVNGTVKAIIDSGVIVSLENDLEGYMHISQIDLPKGESLENVLKVGESYPFVVREVNQVKRRISLSRREYMEAENKKETQNYISKEEPTSLTYNPFDNIKN is encoded by the coding sequence ATGGAAGATAATAATTTATCAGAACAACAAAATGAATTTCTTAAGGCATTAGAGGAGAGTGACAATAAAACGCACTTTAAACTTGGAAGTGTTATTAGCGGAAAAATAGTTCAATTCGATGACACTGATGTTTTTATAGATTTTAATTATAAGGTTGAAGGTAAAATAAATAGAGATGAGTTTGATAAAGAACCTGTTAAGGGTGAAGAGATTGAGGCTGTAATAAAGGGGCAAGATAATAGCAAAGGCTATGTTATTTTATCTAAGAGAGAGATTGATAAGAGAAAGGCACAGGATTTAATAGAGGACGCTGTAAAAAATGCTGCTCCTATAAATGGTGTTGTTAAAGAGGCTATTAAGGGCGGATTTACCGTTTCTTTAATGGGACATAATGCTTTTTGTCCTTTTTCTCAAATTGATATTGCTAGAGGAATTAAAGAGGCTGATTATATAGGTAAAGAGTTTCAATTTAAGATTATTGATAAAAAAGGTAATAAAGATATTGTTGTTTCTAGAAAAGCTTTACAGGAAGAGACTCAAAATAAAGTAATAGAAGAATATTTATCAAATTTGAAAGAAGGCGATATAGTAGAAGGAAAAGTTAAAAACATAGAGAAATTCGGTGCTTTTATACAATTAACAGAAGGTTTAGACGGTTTCCTTGCTATACCAAATATGTCTTGGGCTAAGATTATTAATCCTAAAAACATTATTACTAAAGGTGAAGAGAGAAAGTTCCAAGTTTTATCTGTTGATAAAGAAAAAAGAAAAGTTGATTTAGGTATTAAACAGCTTGAGGGAGACACTTGGTATAAGTTTGTTGAAGAGTATCATGTTGGAGATATTATTAAAGGTGAAGTTACTAGCGTTAAAAAGTTTGGTGCTTTTGTAAATGTATACGATGGAGTTGAGGGGCTTATACATGTTTCTGATTTGAGTTGGAACTCTCATGTTAATAATCCTAATGATTTTGTTAAGGTTGGTGCTTATTTAGAATGTAAAATTCTTGATATGAATGTACCTGAGAGAAAATTAACTTTAGGATTAAAACAAGTTCAAGATAATCCTTGGGACAGTGCTGATAGAGATTTCCCTGTTAAGAGTTCTGTAAAATGTAAGGTAAAAAGAATATTCAAAGACTTTGCTGTATTTGAACTTCCTAATGGTCTTGAGGGTATATGTGATATTAGTGATTTTGATTGGATGAACAATACTGTTAATATTAAAGATTATATAAAAGAAAATGAAGAAGTTGAAATGGTTATTATGTCTATAGACAGAGATAAGCAAAGAATTAAACTTAGCTATAAACATACTAAAGAAAGTCCTTGGAGAGTATTTGACAAGGCTCATCCTCATGGCTCTATAGTTAATGGTACTGTTAAGGCTATTATAGATTCTGGAGTTATTGTTTCTTTAGAAAATGATTTAGAAGGATATATGCATATTTCTCAAATAGATTTACCTAAGGGTGAGAGTTTAGAAAATGTACTTAAAGTTGGAGAGAGTTATCCTTTTGTTGTAAGAGAAGTTAATCAGGTAAAAAGAAGAATATCGCTTTCTAGAAGAGAGTATATGGAAGCTGAAAACAAAAAAGAAACTCAAAACTATATTTCTAAAGAAGAGCCTACTTCTTTAACTTATAATCCTTTCGATAATATTAAAAACTAA
- a CDS encoding ABC transporter ATP-binding protein has translation MKKIIEVKNLYISYNNINILKDISFEVYSNDILCIIGPNGCGKTSLLNALCNFVDFKGDIFINNQKNYNELYKKIAMMSQLYNIYFGYSVYDTVMMGRYLNFKDRLLSLPNKEDKDFVLSCLEKLKILYLKDKPITEISGGELQRVFLARIFAKEPDIIILDEPTNHLDLNIQLDLINDLKNWVLENENRCIVAVLHDLNGALYFANKILILKDSSLYYYGLVKDFDVSLIDKLYNSNISKYMHDSLNMWK, from the coding sequence ATGAAAAAAATTATAGAAGTTAAAAATCTTTATATTTCTTACAATAATATAAACATATTAAAAGATATTAGTTTTGAGGTTTATAGTAATGATATTTTGTGTATAATAGGGCCTAATGGGTGCGGGAAAACTAGCTTATTAAATGCTTTATGTAATTTTGTTGATTTTAAGGGTGATATATTTATAAATAATCAAAAAAATTATAATGAGTTATATAAAAAAATAGCTATGATGAGTCAGCTATACAATATATATTTTGGATATAGCGTTTATGATACTGTGATGATGGGGAGGTATCTTAATTTTAAAGATAGGCTTTTATCCTTACCAAACAAAGAGGATAAAGATTTTGTTTTGAGTTGTTTAGAGAAATTAAAAATATTGTATTTAAAAGATAAACCTATAACTGAAATTTCTGGAGGGGAGCTTCAGAGGGTGTTTTTGGCACGCATTTTTGCAAAAGAGCCTGACATTATAATTTTAGATGAGCCTACCAATCATTTAGATTTGAATATACAATTAGATTTAATAAACGATTTAAAAAATTGGGTATTAGAAAATGAAAATAGATGCATTGTTGCTGTGCTTCATGATTTAAATGGTGCTTTATATTTTGCAAATAAAATACTAATATTAAAAGATTCTTCACTATATTATTATGGTTTAGTTAAAGATTTTGATGTTAGTCTGATTGATAAATTATATAATTCTAATATATCTAAGTATATGCATGATTCTTTAAATATGTGGAAGTAA
- a CDS encoding iron-containing alcohol dehydrogenase family protein: protein MESLFLPNYTIGSDAYNYIDDICKNYGSNAVIISGKKSLSASRDILLKSLKNIKIAAEVYYGGVASYENVEMLKNIKEIKEADMIFAVGGGRCVDTVKTLCDMINKPLFTFPTLASNCAAVTSLSVMYNSDDSYKDLYTEKRPAIHTFINTDIILNSPERYFVAGMGDALSKQYETLFSTRNEVFDYKNFLGYEIIKECSNDIIKYSLKAFNDFKNKKPTDDFNRVVLHIVYTTGLTSVTMRDDYHISLPHAVYNGLTRIKEIGEKYFHGELVAYGILLLLTMDKQFDELEKVFNFNKSLSLPTSIKAIGIKDISLEDEELSRVLDGAYVSKDLEVSPYPITKDMIINAMIELEEYNIKKAL, encoded by the coding sequence ATGGAAAGTTTATTTTTGCCAAATTATACTATTGGAAGCGATGCATATAACTATATAGATGATATATGTAAAAATTATGGTTCTAATGCTGTAATTATTTCTGGAAAAAAATCTTTAAGTGCTTCAAGAGATATTTTATTAAAGAGCTTAAAAAACATAAAAATAGCTGCTGAAGTTTATTATGGCGGGGTTGCTAGCTATGAGAATGTTGAGATGCTTAAAAATATTAAAGAGATAAAAGAAGCGGATATGATTTTTGCTGTTGGCGGAGGACGCTGTGTTGATACTGTTAAGACACTTTGTGATATGATAAACAAGCCTTTATTTACATTTCCTACATTAGCTTCTAATTGTGCGGCGGTTACAAGTTTATCTGTTATGTATAATAGTGATGATTCTTATAAGGATTTGTATACCGAAAAAAGACCCGCTATTCACACTTTTATTAATACAGATATTATATTAAACTCTCCTGAGAGATATTTTGTTGCTGGTATGGGAGATGCTTTGTCTAAGCAATATGAAACTTTATTTTCTACAAGAAATGAAGTTTTTGATTATAAAAATTTTTTAGGTTATGAAATAATAAAAGAATGTTCTAATGATATAATAAAATATTCTTTAAAAGCCTTTAATGATTTTAAAAACAAAAAGCCTACTGATGATTTTAATAGAGTAGTTTTACATATAGTATATACTACAGGGCTTACATCTGTTACTATGAGAGATGATTATCATATATCATTGCCTCATGCTGTATATAATGGCCTTACAAGAATAAAAGAAATAGGCGAGAAGTATTTTCATGGAGAGCTTGTAGCTTATGGCATACTTTTGCTTTTAACTATGGATAAACAATTTGATGAACTTGAAAAAGTTTTTAATTTTAATAAATCTTTATCTCTTCCAACTTCAATAAAAGCAATAGGTATAAAAGATATAAGTTTAGAAGATGAAGAATTATCAAGAGTTTTAGATGGGGCATATGTTTCAAAAGATTTGGAGGTTTCGCCTTATCCTATTACTAAAGATATGATAATTAATGCGATGATAGAACTTGAAGAATATAATATAAAAAAAGCATTATAA
- a CDS encoding GGDEF domain-containing protein: MHVDIINYIKADNVKIIYKNTTFQDLISISSKNPPKIFVVTNANKKIFGVIIYNDLLVAMSKQMKKKNIDCMAHQNISKFISKNYIKVSFNANTNNVFDMMIDKKLDYAVVVDDKDFPIGIVDIYTLYDVIIKLKIRNIKLSVDNIELESSIEKDRFIKELKKEIDILNEQSIIDHITNLYNIRYFYKVIEEEAERAKRYKYTISLIFMDLDHFKNVNDIYGHDCGNLVLHEIGRLLTSSSDNILRRSDISFRYGGEEFVIICPNTNKDEAYTVGERIRRTIEKKVFNYESQDIKITVSIGISEYRHNSKISIFQSVKESDMAMYEAKHQGRNKVIIYDDRIFNKK, from the coding sequence ATGCATGTTGATATCATAAATTACATTAAAGCTGATAATGTCAAAATAATATACAAAAATACCACTTTTCAAGATTTAATTTCTATATCATCAAAAAATCCTCCAAAAATCTTCGTTGTTACAAATGCCAATAAAAAAATTTTTGGTGTTATTATATATAATGATTTGCTTGTAGCAATGTCAAAGCAAATGAAAAAAAAGAACATAGACTGCATGGCTCATCAAAATATATCTAAATTCATTTCTAAAAATTATATAAAAGTATCCTTTAATGCTAATACAAATAATGTGTTTGATATGATGATAGATAAAAAACTAGATTATGCCGTTGTTGTTGATGATAAAGATTTTCCTATAGGTATAGTAGATATATATACTTTATATGATGTTATTATTAAATTAAAAATAAGAAATATAAAACTTAGTGTAGATAATATAGAACTTGAATCTTCTATAGAAAAAGATAGATTTATTAAAGAGTTAAAAAAAGAGATAGATATATTAAATGAACAATCAATAATTGACCATATTACTAATTTATATAATATAAGATATTTTTATAAGGTTATAGAAGAGGAAGCGGAAAGAGCTAAACGTTATAAATATACTATATCACTTATATTTATGGATTTGGATCATTTTAAGAATGTAAATGATATATACGGTCATGATTGCGGCAATTTAGTGTTGCATGAAATAGGGCGTTTATTAACTTCATCATCTGATAATATACTTAGAAGAAGCGATATTTCTTTTAGATACGGAGGCGAAGAGTTTGTTATTATTTGTCCTAATACTAATAAGGATGAAGCATATACTGTTGGAGAGAGAATTAGAAGAACTATTGAAAAGAAAGTTTTTAATTATGAATCTCAGGATATAAAAATTACTGTTAGTATAGGTATATCTGAATATAGGCATAATTCAAAAATATCAATATTTCAAAGTGTAAAAGAATCAGATATGGCTATGTATGAGGCTAAACATCAAGGCAGAAACAAAGTTATCATATATGATGATAGAATATTTAATAAAAAATAG
- a CDS encoding RNA polymerase sigma factor RpoD/SigA encodes MKKDINEEYKGPVSVYLKQIGEIRRLTKEEELELWQRLEVCREDKKKLIDEGEEKYSKEIEEIDKEIDSIQHKLVKSNLRLVISIAKRYYNSGVPFIDIIDEGNIGLIEAVKRFEYRKGFKFSTYGVWWIKQSIVKEISSKRHIIRFPMHIARLIKKSIQISKNLTQQLGREPSIDEIAKEMKIDRKTLSSIIIFTQETASVDSFFKNSDNNDMTSFIEDKHFPSPHQDAFMESLRDTLTEALKALDEKERTVIIERFGLYGKEPKTLEDTGKELNITRERVRQIQIKALKKLSGLNLSKELKSFLWD; translated from the coding sequence TTGAAAAAAGATATTAACGAAGAATACAAAGGTCCTGTCAGCGTATATCTAAAACAAATAGGTGAAATACGCAGACTCACAAAGGAAGAAGAATTAGAATTATGGCAGCGTCTTGAAGTGTGCCGAGAAGATAAAAAAAAGCTAATAGATGAAGGCGAAGAAAAGTATTCTAAAGAAATTGAAGAGATTGATAAAGAAATAGATTCTATTCAGCATAAATTAGTAAAATCAAATTTAAGACTCGTTATTAGTATTGCAAAAAGATATTATAATAGCGGAGTTCCATTTATAGATATAATTGATGAAGGGAATATTGGCTTAATAGAGGCGGTAAAAAGGTTCGAGTATAGAAAGGGATTTAAGTTTTCAACATATGGGGTATGGTGGATAAAACAAAGTATAGTTAAAGAAATATCAAGCAAAAGACATATTATAAGATTCCCAATGCATATTGCAAGATTAATAAAAAAAAGCATACAAATATCAAAAAACCTCACACAACAGCTTGGCAGAGAGCCTTCAATAGATGAAATAGCAAAAGAAATGAAAATAGATAGAAAAACACTCTCATCTATAATAATATTCACTCAAGAAACAGCAAGTGTGGATTCTTTCTTTAAAAACTCTGATAATAATGATATGACTTCTTTTATTGAAGACAAACATTTTCCTTCGCCTCATCAAGACGCCTTTATGGAAAGTTTAAGAGATACTTTAACAGAAGCATTAAAAGCTCTAGATGAAAAAGAAAGAACCGTAATTATAGAAAGATTCGGACTCTATGGAAAAGAACCTAAAACATTAGAAGATACAGGAAAAGAATTAAATATCACAAGAGAGAGAGTAAGACAAATACAAATAAAAGCTCTTAAAAAATTATCAGGTCTTAACTTATCCAAAGAATTAAAAAGCTTCCTTTGGGATTAA
- the guaA gene encoding glutamine-hydrolyzing GMP synthase, with product MQNNIDKVLILDFGSQFTQLITRRIRELNVYSEIQPFHVSIDFIKEFNPKAIILSGGPSSVYEEDAPKVDKKLFELGVPILGICYGMQIIVYSMGGKVESAEKREYGKAEIEITNHESIFKSFGKSNVVWMSHGDSIKSIPEGFELIAKTPNTELAAIENKQKNIYAIQFHPEVVHTENGIKIIENFLFNICKCERNWNMGSFIEYEIKRIRETVGDKNVILGLSGGVDSSVAAVLIEKAIGKQLKCIFVNNGLLRKDEDKKVVEVFRDNFNIDLIYVDASKRFLDKLAGVTDPEQKRKIIGHEFVSVFNDEAKKIENVGFLAQGTLYPDVIESVSLRGSSAVIKSHHNVGGLPKDMKFELLEPFRELFKDEVREIGLELKLPEDIVYRQPFPGPGLAVRILGYITEDRVKILQEADDIVVSEIKKAGLYRKLWQSFAILLPVKSVGVMGDGRTYEQVCAVRCVESVDAMTADWAKIDYNVLGIISNRIINEVKGINRVVYDISSKPPATIEWE from the coding sequence ATGCAAAACAATATTGATAAAGTTTTAATACTAGATTTCGGCTCACAGTTTACACAGCTTATTACAAGAAGAATAAGGGAATTAAATGTTTATTCAGAGATTCAGCCATTTCATGTTTCAATAGATTTTATAAAAGAGTTTAACCCAAAAGCAATAATACTTTCAGGTGGTCCTTCAAGCGTATATGAAGAAGATGCTCCTAAAGTAGATAAAAAACTATTTGAACTTGGTGTGCCAATATTAGGAATATGTTATGGTATGCAGATAATAGTTTATTCTATGGGCGGAAAAGTTGAAAGTGCAGAAAAACGCGAATACGGAAAAGCTGAAATTGAAATAACTAATCATGAAAGCATATTTAAATCATTTGGTAAAAGCAATGTAGTGTGGATGAGTCATGGGGACAGTATTAAATCCATTCCTGAAGGTTTTGAACTTATAGCAAAGACACCTAATACAGAGTTAGCTGCTATAGAAAACAAACAAAAAAATATTTATGCTATACAATTTCACCCTGAGGTTGTTCATACAGAAAACGGAATAAAGATTATAGAAAATTTCTTATTTAATATTTGTAAATGCGAAAGAAATTGGAATATGGGTTCTTTTATAGAATATGAAATAAAAAGAATAAGAGAAACTGTAGGAGATAAAAATGTAATATTGGGTCTTTCTGGAGGAGTTGATTCTTCTGTAGCTGCGGTGTTAATAGAAAAAGCTATAGGAAAGCAATTAAAATGTATATTTGTTAATAATGGGCTTTTAAGAAAAGATGAAGATAAAAAGGTTGTTGAAGTATTTAGAGATAATTTTAATATTGATTTAATTTATGTTGATGCTTCAAAGAGATTTTTAGATAAGTTAGCTGGTGTTACAGACCCAGAACAGAAGAGAAAAATAATAGGTCATGAATTTGTAAGCGTGTTTAACGACGAAGCTAAAAAAATTGAGAATGTAGGATTTTTAGCACAAGGCACACTTTATCCTGATGTTATAGAGAGTGTATCATTAAGAGGAAGCTCTGCAGTTATAAAAAGCCATCATAATGTAGGGGGGCTTCCAAAGGACATGAAATTTGAACTTTTAGAACCATTTAGAGAATTATTTAAAGATGAAGTTAGAGAGATTGGCTTAGAATTAAAATTACCTGAAGATATAGTATACAGGCAGCCTTTCCCCGGTCCGGGTTTAGCGGTTAGAATATTAGGATATATTACAGAAGATAGAGTAAAAATACTTCAAGAGGCTGATGATATAGTTGTAAGCGAGATAAAAAAGGCAGGGCTTTACAGAAAATTATGGCAGTCTTTTGCTATACTTCTTCCTGTAAAAAGTGTCGGCGTTATGGGTGACGGTCGCACTTATGAGCAGGTTTGTGCTGTAAGATGTGTTGAGAGTGTTGATGCTATGACTGCTGATTGGGCTAAGATTGATTATAATGTTTTGGGTATAATATCAAACAGAATAATAAATGAAGTTAAAGGTATTAATAGAGTAGTTTATGATATATCTTCAAAACCGCCTGCTACTATAGAATGGGAATAA
- a CDS encoding ABC transporter substrate-binding protein, producing the protein MYKLFFFIIFILSICSCSKNEINDNSKNNTIIQNKKIEKIISLSPAVTDILIDLDVANKIIATDTFSKDILKKNNIDVSNIFDMLNPDAEKIISLDSDIIFINNLTAFYTKNSILSFSNIAIITITNSETLKGIENDIYFFGNVLNADDKAQEIVYNMRTKIKEIKDIGSTITNKKTVYFEISSLPNLYSFGTNVYLDDIINIIGAKNIFSNRNEWINVSEEDVVYLNPDIIFTSVDYVDNPVAEITNRPAWRDIDAVKNNKVFFVEGTSLPTHNIVSSIILMAKYIYPEEYKDIK; encoded by the coding sequence ATGTATAAGCTTTTTTTCTTTATTATTTTTATTTTATCAATATGCTCATGTTCTAAAAATGAGATTAATGATAACAGCAAAAACAATACAATAATTCAAAACAAAAAAATAGAAAAAATAATATCACTCTCTCCTGCTGTTACTGATATATTGATTGATTTGGATGTAGCTAATAAAATAATAGCTACTGACACTTTTTCAAAAGATATTCTTAAAAAAAATAATATAGATGTTTCTAATATTTTTGATATGTTAAACCCAGATGCAGAAAAAATTATTTCTCTTGACTCTGACATTATATTTATAAATAATCTCACTGCATTTTACACCAAAAACTCTATTCTTTCATTCTCTAATATTGCAATTATAACAATTACAAACAGTGAAACTCTAAAAGGTATAGAAAATGATATATATTTTTTTGGCAATGTTTTGAATGCTGATGATAAGGCTCAAGAAATTGTTTATAATATGCGTACAAAAATAAAAGAGATAAAAGATATAGGCAGCACTATCACAAACAAAAAAACTGTTTATTTTGAGATATCTTCTCTTCCAAATTTATATAGTTTTGGCACTAATGTTTATTTAGATGATATTATTAACATTATAGGGGCTAAGAATATTTTTTCTAACAGAAATGAATGGATAAATGTATCTGAAGAAGATGTTGTATATTTAAATCCTGATATAATTTTTACAAGTGTTGATTATGTAGATAACCCTGTAGCAGAAATAACTAATAGGCCTGCTTGGAGAGATATTGATGCTGTAAAAAATAATAAAGTATTTTTTGTAGAAGGAACATCTCTTCCAACGCATAATATAGTTTCTTCTATAATATTAATGGCTAAATATATTTATCCAGAAGAATATAAGGATATTAAATAA